Genomic DNA from Dehalogenimonas lykanthroporepellens BL-DC-9:
AGCCAGGAGACACTGGCGGCAGACGGCTGGCGTTTTGCGCCGCCCGTTTTCAAACTTTACGTCAAGCTGAACCCGCCTACACCTGAGGATAACACCGCTGACCTTTCACGCCTGGAAAAAGCCCTGTCGGACATGGGTATATCCGGGTATCGTATTACCCTTCCGGTTTTACAGCAGTTGTCCGACTGTCTGCGTCAGGGAGAGTGGGCGGTTACCCTGACCTTATTCAAAGGTCCGGAGCAACTGGTAGTTACCGCTGTCGATGCCGGTGACAGCCGGAACCGGCTGTATGGCGCCTCATTCGATATTGGCACCACCGGTGTCAGAGGAGAAATCCTGGACCTGGTGGAGGGACGGGTTCTGGCTCAGGGCGTGGAGTATAACGGCCAGGGCGTCTACGGCGCCGACGTCATCAGCCGAATTGCCTATGCCGGCAAGCCGGGGGGTCTGCCGACTCTTCAACAGGCTATCGTCGGCACGATGGATAAGCTCGTCAGGGGAATGAGCGCCAGAGCCGGTATCGAGACAGGTGAACTGAGTCATATCATGATAGCGGCCAACACTACCATGGTTCATCTGCTGACCTGCCTCACCCCGAGGAACATTCGGCTGGCGCCGTATGTTCCTTCAGCGACGCATATCCCGTCGGTTTATGGAACGGAAATCGGTCTCAAAACCGCCGCGAACACTCCCATCAGTATGTTCCCGGCTGTTTCCAGCTATATCGGCGGCGATATTGTGTCCGGGTTGGTCGGCACCGGTATTTTCCAGCGCGATGAAACGGTGCTGTACATCGACATCGGGACCAACGGTGAGATAGTGGTCGGCAACCGGGAATGGATGGTCAGCGCTTCCTGCTCGGCCGGGCCGGCTTTCGAAGGCGGCGGCATCCGACACGGCATGATAGCCACATCCGGCGCCATCGAAAAGCTCAGCATAAACAGCACCGACGGCAGTATAACCGTCAGTACCATAGGCGGGAAACCGGCGGCCGGTATCTGCGGCGCTGGACTGATTTCCACGGTGGCGGCACTGCTGGATGCCGGTTTCATCGACCCTCGGGGCAAATTTCAGGCCGACGAATCTTCTCTCATCAGGAATACGGGTGAAGGGCCGGAATTCGTCCTGGTCAAAAGCGATGCTACCGCTGACAATCGGGATATCGTGCTGACCGAAATCGACCTGGATAATCTGATTCGGGCCAAGGCGGCCATGTTTGCCGGCTACCGGACGCTTCTGGGGAGCGTCGGGCTGGATTTCAACAATCTCGACCGCGTGGTGGTCGCCGGCACCTTCGGTAATTATCTGAATGTCGAAGACGCGATTAAAATCGGCTTGTTGCCGGATATAAAACGCGACCGGTTCCTGTTCGTCGGCAACGGTTCCCTGCTGGGCGCCCGCCTGGGCAGTTACTCCACCGAACTGATCGCCGCCGGCAGACAGGTCTCCGGAATGGTGACCAATATCGAACTGGGCGATAACGCCCTGTTCACCGATAATTATATGGCGGCCATGTTCCTGCCTCATACCGATGACACCCTTTTTCCCGGCCGAGGCCGGCAGACATGACCGTAAGTATCGCCATGGCCGGCAAGGGCGGCACAGGTAAGACTACGC
This window encodes:
- a CDS encoding ferredoxin (KEGG: dev:DhcVS_608 iron-sulfur cluster binding protein~manually curated~PFAM: ferredoxin), with the translated sequence MSEPTTYRVMLMPDGLILTASQGDNLLDLLRKGGVGIAAACGGDGICGTCRVVVEQGEVAGSDRGMLTDEEYNAGYRLACMSEVIEDIRIRVPERSRRPAEEGHLRGLATSQETLAADGWRFAPPVFKLYVKLNPPTPEDNTADLSRLEKALSDMGISGYRITLPVLQQLSDCLRQGEWAVTLTLFKGPEQLVVTAVDAGDSRNRLYGASFDIGTTGVRGEILDLVEGRVLAQGVEYNGQGVYGADVISRIAYAGKPGGLPTLQQAIVGTMDKLVRGMSARAGIETGELSHIMIAANTTMVHLLTCLTPRNIRLAPYVPSATHIPSVYGTEIGLKTAANTPISMFPAVSSYIGGDIVSGLVGTGIFQRDETVLYIDIGTNGEIVVGNREWMVSASCSAGPAFEGGGIRHGMIATSGAIEKLSINSTDGSITVSTIGGKPAAGICGAGLISTVAALLDAGFIDPRGKFQADESSLIRNTGEGPEFVLVKSDATADNRDIVLTEIDLDNLIRAKAAMFAGYRTLLGSVGLDFNNLDRVVVAGTFGNYLNVEDAIKIGLLPDIKRDRFLFVGNGSLLGARLGSYSTELIAAGRQVSGMVTNIELGDNALFTDNYMAAMFLPHTDDTLFPGRGRQT